A portion of the Trachemys scripta elegans isolate TJP31775 chromosome 9, CAS_Tse_1.0, whole genome shotgun sequence genome contains these proteins:
- the NUP62CL gene encoding nucleoporin-62 C-terminal-like protein, protein MSQFNFGSASAGGGFNFGTPKTAATTAPTGYSFTPGSGTGFSFGTPTQTPASTQSTGLFSLATPATSAQASGFSFGSPATSTAAPAGNVFSLGASVPKLNLGSSGTPQTTGITGGFGLANSTALTSSIPSSVSSSQVAAPSGFVFGPTTTTTAQAGTTGGFNFASSGTAQTGTPNFNISSVGNTTQQVAPTGLTFGAAPAAATIAPTTAQPATAFSLGGQSTGLNFGILASTAATSAPTGTLTATTIQGPSLSFGTKLGGLTATSTAPTITASLLGSSGPTLFASIASSSAPNSSAATGLSLGGTSTAATSLGTLGFGLKVPGTTTAATITTTSTSSAPSTGFALNLKPLTTTGTIGAVTSTATIATTTTSAPPVMTYAQLESLINKWSLELEDQEKHFLHQATQVNAWDRTLIENGEKITSLHREVEKVKLDQKRLDQELDFILSQQKELEDLLIPLEESVKEQSGTIYLQHADEERERTYKLAENIDAQLKRMAQDLKDIIEHLNTSGGPADTSDPLQQICKILNAHMDSLQWIDQNSALLQRKVEEVTKVCESRRKEQERSFRITFD, encoded by the exons ATGAGTCAGTTTAACTTTGGATCTGCTTCTGCTGGGGGAGGGTTCAACTTTGGCACTCCAAAGACAGCAGCCACCACAGCACCGACAGGCTATTCCTTCACACCTGGCAGTGGAACAGGATTCAGTTTTGGGACACCAACTCAGACCCCAGCAAGCACCCAGTCTACAGGTCTGTtctccctggccacccctgctacATCTGCACAGGCTTCTGGATTCAGTTTCGGATCACCAGCCACATCAACTGCAGCCCCAGCAGGAAATGTATTCTCGTTGGG GGCAAGTGTACCAAAGTTAAACTTGGGCAGCAGTGGCACCCCTCAGACTACAGGAATCACTGGGGGGTTTGGACTTGCTAATAGTACCGCCCTTACCAGCTCTATACCAAGCAGTGTGTCTTCAAGTCAAGTAGCAGCTCCTTCTGGCTTTGTTTTTGgccccactaccaccaccactgcTCAGGCTGGGACAACTGGAGGGTTCAACTTTGCCAGCAGCGGAACAGCTCAGACTGGAACCCCGAACTTTAATATCAGCTCTGTGGGAAATACAACTCAGCAAGTAGCACCTACAGGGTTAACCTTTGgagcagccccagctgctgccaccaTTGCACCAACTACTGCACAACCAGCCACTGCCTTCAGTCTTGGGGGACAGTCCACAG GTTTAAATTTTGGAATACTGGCCTCGACAGCAGCCACCTCTGCACCCACAGGAACATTGACAGCTACTACCATCCAGGGACCTAGTTTATCATTTGGAACCAAACTCGGAG GCTTGACTGCAACATCCACAGCTCCTACCATCACAGCTTCCCTTCTTGGTTCATCTGGGCCTACTTTGTTTGCATCCATAGCAAGTTCTTCAGCACCAAACTCCTCTGCTGCCACAGGCCTCTCAC TTGGTGGCACCTCAACTGCAGCAACCAGTCTGGGTACTCTTGGATTTGGATTAAAGGTCCCTGGAACAACGACTGCTGCAACCATCACTACCACAA GCACTTCTTCTGCCCCTAGCACAGGTTTTGCCTTGAATCTTAAACCACTGACCACCACTGGTACCATTGGTGCTGTGACTTCTACTGCTACTATAGCCACCACAACAACCAG TGCTCCCCCAGTGATGACTTATGCTCAGCTGGAGAGTCTGATTAATAAATGGAGCCTAGAACTGGAGGACCAGGAGAAACATTTTCTTCATCAGGCTACACAGGTCAATGCCTGGGATCGGACACTGATTGAGAATGGAGAGAAG ATTACTTCATTACACAGAGAAGTGGAGAAAGTGAAGCTGGATCAGAAGAG GTTGGATCAGGAACTCGATTTCATCCTGTCACAACAGAAGGAGCTGGAAGATTTGCTGATCCCTCTGGAGGAGTCTGTAAAGGAACAGAGTGGGACTATCTACTTGCAGCACGCAGATGAGGAGCGGGAGCGAAC CTATAAATTGGCTGAAAACATAGATGCCCAGTTGAAGCGTATGGCACAGGATCTCAAAGACATCATTGAGCACCTGAACACATCTGGGGGCCCTGCCGATACCAGCGACCCA CTCCAGCAGATCTGTAAAATTTTGAATGCACACATGGATTCATTGCAGTGGATTGACCAGAACTCGG ccctgctgcagaggaaggtagaGGAGGTGACGAAGGTTTGTGAGAGCCGCCGAAAGGAACAGGAACGCAGTTTTCGGATCACATTCGATTGA